The following are encoded in a window of Arthrobacter antioxidans genomic DNA:
- a CDS encoding APC family permease, which translates to MSTSSEHVSEASATREEPELKRVLGPKLLLLFIVGDILGAGVYAVTGTMAGTVGGLVWLPFLLAFIVATMTAFSYLELVTQYPQAAGAALYTHKAFGIHFVTFLVAFAVVCSGVTSAATSANVLAQNLFGGFVVNGWMETPGQGVLTAVALGFMILLALINLRGVGESVKFNVVLTLIEVAALCIVIGVGFFAMAQGTGNVGQVFVFTDYQDKGLFLAVTAATSIAFFAMVGFEDSVNMVEETQNPERIFPRTMLTGLGIAVLFYMLVAVSVVTVLSPTELEGIREAEGAALLEVVHKGSPDFPIDQIFPFLAVFAVANTALINMLMASRLIYGMARQGVLPRSLGKVLPVRCTPWAGILFSTVLALALILYVTSDPDGNIVANLSGTTAFLLLCVFAVVNIACLVLRRKRDVNRKVFFTSPGPLPAAAAVLCLFLAGPWVGRDIIQYQIAGGLMVIGVVLWFVTWLINRRADTPTGDPAAIDG; encoded by the coding sequence ATGAGTACTTCTTCAGAGCATGTGTCCGAAGCATCCGCCACCCGGGAGGAACCCGAGCTCAAGCGGGTCCTCGGGCCGAAGCTGCTTCTCCTGTTCATCGTGGGCGACATCCTGGGAGCCGGGGTGTACGCGGTCACCGGGACCATGGCCGGGACGGTCGGCGGGCTGGTGTGGCTCCCGTTCCTCCTCGCCTTCATCGTCGCGACCATGACGGCGTTCTCCTACCTCGAGCTCGTGACGCAGTACCCCCAGGCGGCAGGCGCTGCCCTGTACACCCACAAGGCGTTCGGCATCCACTTCGTCACCTTCCTGGTGGCCTTCGCCGTCGTCTGCTCCGGCGTCACCAGCGCCGCCACGTCCGCCAACGTGCTGGCGCAGAACCTGTTCGGCGGCTTCGTGGTCAACGGCTGGATGGAGACGCCGGGGCAGGGGGTGCTCACCGCCGTCGCCCTGGGATTCATGATCCTGCTCGCCCTGATCAACCTCCGCGGTGTGGGGGAGAGCGTCAAGTTCAACGTGGTCCTGACGCTCATCGAGGTCGCCGCGCTGTGCATCGTGATCGGCGTGGGCTTCTTCGCCATGGCGCAGGGCACCGGCAACGTGGGCCAGGTCTTCGTCTTCACCGACTACCAGGACAAGGGCCTGTTCCTGGCCGTCACGGCCGCCACCTCCATCGCCTTCTTCGCGATGGTGGGCTTCGAGGACTCCGTCAACATGGTGGAGGAGACGCAGAACCCGGAGCGCATCTTCCCCCGGACCATGCTCACGGGCCTCGGGATCGCGGTCCTCTTCTACATGCTGGTGGCCGTCTCGGTGGTCACGGTGCTGAGTCCCACCGAGCTGGAAGGCATCCGGGAAGCGGAGGGTGCCGCGCTGCTCGAGGTGGTCCACAAGGGGTCCCCCGACTTCCCCATCGACCAGATCTTCCCCTTCCTCGCGGTCTTCGCCGTCGCGAACACCGCCCTGATCAACATGCTGATGGCCAGCCGCCTGATCTACGGGATGGCACGGCAGGGGGTCCTTCCCCGATCGCTCGGCAAGGTGCTCCCCGTGCGCTGCACACCGTGGGCCGGCATCCTGTTCTCGACGGTCCTGGCGCTCGCCCTGATCCTCTACGTGACCAGCGACCCGGACGGCAACATCGTGGCCAATCTCTCCGGGACCACCGCGTTCCTGCTCCTGTGCGTCTTCGCCGTGGTGAACATCGCGTGCCTGGTGCTCCGCCGCAAGCGGGATGTGAACCGGAAGGTGTTCTTCACCTCCCCGGGCCCGCTGCCCGCCGCGGCCGCGGTCCTGTGCCTCTTCCTCGCCGGGCCCTGGGTGGGGCGCGACATCATCCAGTACCAGATCGCCGGGGGCCTCATGGTGATCGGCGTCGTGCTCTGGTTCGTCACCTGGCTGATCAACCGGAGGGC
- a CDS encoding VOC family protein, whose product MATNVFINLPVSDLARSKEFYTSFGWTLDPNFSNEDAGAVAISDAIFLMILTHQHWAQFTDKPVADANATSAVINAISVDAPEEVDTLVERAVAAGATENKPQELGFMRSRSFSDPDGHAWEVMWMDPIAQSGDWEAVQAKYGDQQLA is encoded by the coding sequence ATGGCCACGAACGTCTTCATCAACCTCCCCGTCAGCGACCTCGCGAGGTCCAAGGAGTTCTACACGAGCTTCGGCTGGACGCTGGACCCGAACTTCTCCAACGAGGACGCCGGAGCGGTGGCCATCAGCGACGCCATCTTCCTGATGATCCTCACGCACCAGCACTGGGCGCAGTTCACGGACAAGCCCGTCGCGGACGCCAACGCCACCTCCGCGGTCATCAACGCGATCAGCGTCGACGCGCCGGAGGAGGTCGACACCCTCGTCGAGCGGGCCGTCGCCGCCGGAGCCACCGAGAACAAGCCCCAGGAGCTCGGCTTCATGCGCTCACGCTCCTTCTCCGACCCTGACGGCCACGCATGGGAAGTGATGTGGATGGACCCCATCGCACAATCCGGCGACTGGGAGGCCGTCCAGGCCAAGTACGGCGACCAGCAACTCGCCTGA
- a CDS encoding beta-galactosidase, whose translation MWERSQTAPAASPAAPARESAPQHRGAGLAHATTVAGLSGNGQLVYGCDYNPEQWDASVWVEDVRLMKEAGVNLVAVNIFGWAELEPEPGVFRFENLDAVMDLLAEHGIGVNLGTGTSSTPAWLTTAHPELLPRAADGTARWPGGRQAFCPSSPVYREHALALVQQVAARYGSHPALRLWHVSNELGCHNSLCYCDVSADAFRGWLRTRYQSLDALNAAWGTAFWSQRYSGWEQILPPRLTLSATNPTQTLDFNRFSSDELLAHYSAEEAVLRAHSAAPVTTNFMVAAHIRNQDYWTWAPSMDVIANDHYVDHRLAAPLTELAFTADTTRGLAQGRPWLLMEHSTGAVNWQPRNIAKGPGEMIRTSLTHLARGADGLCFFQWRASLQGSEKFHSAMVPHAGTDSQVWRDVVELGSSLVKLRELAGTTVHADVALVFSWEAWWAHDQESHPSGDVRYIEQVHAAYKALWDAGITVDVVAPGADLSAYRLVVVPNLYLIRDEHAATLSDFVAGGGSAVVTFFSGIVDENERVRPGGYPGAFRELLGLRSEEFFPLDPAHPLTLDNGSPASLWSEAVRLTTAEAVLSYATGHHAGGPAVTRNRFGAGAAWYVSTVLDGGVLRDLLLRAAVAAGVTVPEVQSGLETVTRRGNGHEYLFLINHGTEDRKHRVTGLELLTAEAVADAVVVPAGAVRVVRTTPVIPTDGSAPGRKDAGNDRH comes from the coding sequence ATGTGGGAGCGTTCACAGACTGCGCCCGCGGCCTCTCCTGCGGCACCTGCCCGGGAATCGGCACCGCAGCATCGAGGAGCAGGTTTGGCACACGCAACCACCGTCGCAGGACTGTCCGGGAACGGGCAGCTCGTCTACGGATGTGATTACAACCCCGAGCAGTGGGATGCATCCGTCTGGGTGGAGGACGTCCGCCTGATGAAGGAGGCCGGCGTCAACCTCGTGGCCGTCAACATCTTCGGCTGGGCGGAGCTGGAACCGGAGCCGGGCGTCTTCCGCTTCGAGAACCTCGACGCCGTCATGGACCTCCTCGCCGAGCACGGCATCGGGGTGAACCTGGGCACCGGCACGTCGTCGACCCCTGCCTGGCTCACCACCGCGCACCCGGAGCTCCTCCCCCGCGCCGCCGACGGCACGGCCCGCTGGCCGGGCGGCCGCCAGGCGTTCTGCCCCAGCTCCCCCGTCTACCGCGAGCACGCCCTCGCGTTGGTCCAGCAGGTCGCCGCCCGCTACGGCAGCCACCCGGCGCTGCGCCTGTGGCATGTCTCCAACGAGCTCGGCTGCCACAACTCCCTGTGCTACTGCGATGTCTCGGCCGACGCCTTCCGCGGGTGGCTCCGTACGCGCTACCAGAGCCTCGACGCCCTCAACGCCGCATGGGGCACCGCGTTCTGGAGCCAGCGGTACTCGGGCTGGGAGCAGATCCTGCCCCCGCGGCTCACGCTCTCGGCGACCAACCCCACGCAGACCCTCGACTTCAACCGCTTCAGCTCGGACGAGCTCCTCGCGCACTACTCGGCCGAGGAAGCCGTGCTGCGGGCCCACAGCGCAGCTCCCGTCACCACCAACTTCATGGTCGCCGCGCACATCCGCAACCAGGACTACTGGACCTGGGCACCCTCCATGGACGTCATCGCCAACGACCATTACGTGGATCACCGCCTCGCCGCCCCGCTCACCGAACTCGCCTTCACCGCGGACACCACCCGCGGGCTCGCGCAGGGCCGGCCGTGGCTGCTCATGGAGCACTCCACCGGCGCCGTGAACTGGCAGCCCCGCAACATCGCCAAGGGCCCGGGCGAGATGATCCGCACCTCGCTGACCCACCTCGCCCGCGGTGCGGACGGCCTGTGCTTCTTCCAGTGGCGCGCGTCGCTGCAGGGCAGCGAGAAGTTCCACTCCGCGATGGTGCCCCACGCCGGGACGGACTCGCAGGTCTGGCGTGACGTCGTCGAACTCGGCTCCTCGCTGGTCAAGCTGCGCGAACTCGCCGGCACCACCGTGCATGCGGACGTCGCACTCGTCTTCAGCTGGGAGGCGTGGTGGGCCCACGACCAGGAGTCGCACCCGTCCGGCGACGTCCGCTACATCGAGCAGGTGCACGCCGCCTACAAGGCCCTGTGGGACGCCGGCATCACGGTCGACGTCGTGGCGCCCGGCGCGGACCTCTCCGCCTACCGCCTCGTGGTGGTCCCGAACCTGTACCTGATCCGCGACGAGCACGCCGCGACCCTCAGCGACTTCGTGGCCGGCGGCGGATCCGCCGTCGTCACGTTCTTCAGCGGGATCGTCGACGAGAACGAGAGGGTGCGCCCCGGCGGTTACCCCGGAGCGTTCCGGGAGCTGCTCGGCCTCCGGTCCGAGGAGTTCTTCCCGCTCGACCCGGCCCACCCGCTCACCCTGGACAACGGCTCACCCGCGTCCCTCTGGTCCGAGGCCGTCCGCCTCACCACGGCCGAGGCCGTGCTGAGCTATGCGACCGGCCACCACGCCGGCGGCCCCGCCGTCACACGCAACCGGTTCGGAGCGGGCGCTGCCTGGTATGTCAGCACGGTGCTCGACGGCGGTGTCCTCCGCGACCTGCTCCTGCGGGCCGCCGTCGCCGCCGGAGTCACCGTCCCCGAGGTGCAGTCCGGCCTCGAGACGGTCACCCGTCGCGGCAACGGACACGAGTACCTCTTCCTCATCAACCACGGCACCGAGGACCGCAAGCACCGGGTCACCGGCCTGGAACTGCTGACCGCGGAGGCCGTGGCCGATGCCGTCGTCGTTCCCGCGGGCGCAGTGCGCGTTGTCCGCACCACCCCAGTAATCCCCACCGACGGCTCCGCCCCGGGCCGAAAGGATGCAGGAAATGACCGTCATTAG
- a CDS encoding carbohydrate ABC transporter permease: MQEMTVISTPAESPKARPAARKNRSSGAQRRAVAMFIAPFAVLFIAFYAIPIVYAVIQSLLTVEREGTFGRPQQVFGGLVQYEQVFQNTAFWQSVGRVLLFGAVQVPIMLGLALLFALLLDSPLLRGKKFFRLAFFAPYAVPGVIAAIMWGFLYSPSLSPFGPVTSTIDFLGADLVLWAIANIVTWVYVGYNMLIIYASLLAIPHEIYEAARLDGASNIQIAWRIKIPLVVPAIILTAVFSIIGTLQLLAEPQTLRSFSSAISSTYTPNLAVYTTASIPNYNLAAAFSVVLALATFILSFVFLKATQRKVSQ, translated from the coding sequence ATGCAGGAAATGACCGTCATTAGCACTCCGGCCGAGTCGCCGAAGGCGCGCCCGGCCGCGCGGAAGAACCGCTCCTCGGGAGCGCAACGCCGCGCCGTGGCCATGTTCATCGCCCCGTTCGCGGTGCTCTTCATCGCCTTCTACGCCATCCCGATCGTCTATGCGGTCATCCAGTCGCTGCTCACCGTCGAGCGGGAGGGCACGTTCGGCAGGCCCCAGCAGGTCTTCGGCGGCCTCGTGCAGTACGAACAGGTCTTCCAGAACACCGCCTTCTGGCAGTCCGTGGGCCGGGTCCTGCTGTTCGGCGCCGTGCAGGTACCCATCATGCTGGGCCTCGCCCTGCTGTTCGCACTGCTGTTGGACTCGCCGCTGCTCCGGGGCAAGAAGTTCTTCCGCCTCGCGTTCTTCGCGCCCTACGCCGTCCCCGGCGTGATCGCGGCCATCATGTGGGGCTTCCTGTACTCGCCGTCGCTCTCGCCGTTCGGCCCCGTGACCTCGACCATCGACTTCCTGGGTGCCGACCTCGTGCTGTGGGCCATCGCGAACATCGTGACGTGGGTCTACGTGGGCTACAACATGCTCATCATCTACGCGTCCCTGCTCGCGATCCCCCACGAGATCTACGAGGCGGCACGGCTCGACGGCGCCAGCAACATCCAGATCGCCTGGCGCATCAAGATCCCCCTGGTGGTCCCCGCGATCATCCTCACGGCGGTCTTCTCGATCATCGGTACGCTGCAGCTGCTGGCCGAACCGCAGACCCTGCGCAGCTTCAGTTCCGCGATCAGCAGCACGTACACCCCGAACCTCGCGGTCTACACCACGGCGTCCATCCCCAACTACAACCTGGCCGCCGCCTTCTCGGTGGTCCTGGCGCTCGCCACGTTCATCCTCTCCTTCGTCTTCCTGAAGGCCACCCAGCGGAAGGTATCCCAGTGA
- a CDS encoding carbohydrate ABC transporter permease, producing the protein MSRSAAMLIMGVFTLYFLTPIWWLLTTSTKTGGEITSTAPLWFTANSLGTFFDNLGRLFTYGDGLFGRWLLNSALYAGVGALIGTIIAAMCGYALAKYEFRGREAIFNVVLSGVLVPATALALPLFLIFSRVELTNTMLAVFLPSLVSPFGVYLARIYAAASVPNELLEAARLDGSGEIRTFFSLSTRLMAPALVTIFLFQFVAIWNNFFLPLIMLRDQALFPVTLGLYAWNSQISQIPELRSLVIVGALVSIVPLIIAFLALQRFWSSGLGAGSVK; encoded by the coding sequence ATGTCCCGCAGTGCGGCGATGCTCATCATGGGTGTCTTCACCCTCTACTTCCTGACCCCCATCTGGTGGCTGCTCACCACCTCGACGAAGACCGGCGGGGAGATCACCTCCACGGCGCCGCTCTGGTTCACCGCGAACTCGCTCGGCACCTTCTTCGACAACCTCGGCCGGCTCTTCACCTACGGGGATGGCCTCTTCGGCCGGTGGCTGCTGAACTCCGCCCTCTACGCCGGCGTCGGCGCCCTGATCGGGACGATCATCGCGGCCATGTGCGGCTATGCCCTCGCGAAGTACGAGTTCCGGGGCCGCGAGGCGATCTTCAACGTCGTGCTCAGCGGCGTGCTGGTCCCCGCCACCGCCCTGGCCCTCCCCCTGTTCCTGATCTTCAGCCGGGTGGAGCTCACCAACACCATGCTGGCCGTCTTCCTGCCGAGCCTCGTCAGCCCCTTCGGCGTGTACCTGGCGCGGATCTACGCGGCCGCGAGTGTCCCCAACGAGCTGCTCGAGGCCGCACGCCTCGACGGCTCCGGGGAGATACGGACGTTCTTCAGCCTGTCCACGCGCCTGATGGCACCGGCCCTGGTGACCATCTTCCTGTTCCAGTTCGTCGCGATCTGGAACAACTTCTTCCTGCCGCTGATCATGCTGCGTGACCAGGCGCTCTTCCCCGTGACCCTGGGACTGTACGCCTGGAACAGCCAGATCAGCCAGATCCCCGAGCTGCGGTCCCTCGTGATCGTCGGGGCGCTGGTCTCGATCGTCCCGCTGATCATCGCCTTCCTCGCCCTCCAGCGGTTCTGGAGCAGCGGCCTCGGCGCCGGCAGCGTCAAGTAA
- a CDS encoding ABC transporter substrate-binding protein codes for MRAHYGKVTAAFAMISALALSGCSAGGDSSEAGAEAGACEASDGPVTLQFTTWVPGMDKVVELWNADNPDIQVEVQTGPNGNSGTYQNFFNQIQAGNAPDLGQIEYDALPNFRVQDGLENLAGCEGVADAQDQFVDWTWGQVTFGEEDAVYAIPQDSGPMAMYYRADLFEQAGIEVPTTWEEYAAAAEQIKAEGSYITNFPKSDVNWFAGMVWQNGGQWFANDGESWDVNLTSPESEEVATYWQDLLSKDLVSTLPSFSDEWNASFNEGDQWTWVSAVWGATTLSTGAPDTAGKWAVAPMPQWEDGGETAGNWGGSSTAVLKGSEHPAEAAQFALWLNTDPEALALANELGGLYPAAKSAADLESFAGGVEYYGGQKIYEVFSEASAQVNPDFTWGPTMTQTYTDVSDGFGAAIGGSGTLMEALENGQQKTIDSLTSQSIPVSE; via the coding sequence ATGCGCGCGCATTACGGAAAAGTCACCGCGGCCTTTGCCATGATCTCTGCGCTGGCTCTCTCCGGCTGCTCAGCCGGCGGAGACAGCTCTGAAGCAGGCGCCGAGGCGGGCGCCTGCGAGGCCTCCGACGGGCCCGTGACCCTGCAGTTCACCACCTGGGTTCCCGGCATGGACAAGGTCGTCGAGCTGTGGAACGCGGACAACCCCGACATCCAGGTCGAGGTGCAGACCGGACCCAACGGCAACTCGGGCACGTACCAGAACTTCTTCAACCAGATCCAGGCCGGCAACGCGCCGGACCTCGGCCAGATCGAGTACGACGCCCTGCCGAACTTCCGCGTGCAGGACGGCCTGGAGAACCTCGCCGGCTGCGAGGGCGTCGCCGACGCGCAGGACCAGTTCGTGGACTGGACCTGGGGCCAGGTGACCTTCGGCGAGGAGGACGCCGTCTACGCGATCCCGCAGGACAGCGGCCCCATGGCCATGTACTACCGCGCCGACCTCTTCGAGCAGGCCGGCATCGAGGTGCCCACCACCTGGGAGGAGTACGCCGCGGCCGCCGAGCAGATCAAGGCCGAGGGCTCCTACATCACCAACTTCCCGAAGTCGGACGTGAACTGGTTCGCCGGGATGGTCTGGCAGAACGGCGGCCAGTGGTTCGCGAACGACGGCGAGAGCTGGGACGTCAACCTGACCAGCCCCGAGTCCGAGGAGGTCGCCACCTACTGGCAGGACCTGCTGTCCAAGGACCTCGTCTCCACCCTGCCGTCCTTCTCGGACGAATGGAACGCCTCCTTCAACGAGGGCGACCAGTGGACCTGGGTCTCCGCGGTCTGGGGTGCGACGACGCTCTCGACCGGCGCCCCCGACACGGCCGGCAAGTGGGCCGTCGCCCCGATGCCGCAGTGGGAGGACGGCGGCGAGACCGCCGGTAACTGGGGCGGCTCCTCGACGGCCGTGCTGAAGGGCTCCGAGCACCCGGCCGAGGCCGCGCAGTTCGCGCTCTGGCTGAACACGGACCCCGAAGCGCTGGCCCTGGCCAACGAGCTGGGCGGCCTGTACCCGGCAGCGAAGTCCGCAGCCGACCTCGAGTCCTTCGCCGGCGGCGTCGAGTACTACGGCGGACAGAAGATCTACGAGGTCTTCTCCGAGGCTTCCGCCCAGGTGAACCCCGACTTCACGTGGGGCCCCACCATGACGCAGACCTACACGGACGTCTCCGACGGATTCGGTGCTGCCATCGGCGGCTCCGGCACCCTGATGGAGGCCCTCGAGAACGGGCAGCAGAAGACCATCGACTCCCTCACGTCGCAGTCCATCCCCGTCTCGGAGTAA
- a CDS encoding alpha-amylase family protein: MDSAHTLPQDRIRAELRSARRPTTSDADWQSFQTRFDTEFPRLQALFHRIYGPGADGELLQVALDAATSWQDRPADLKALDASRAMAPDWFQSHRMLGGVCYVDLYAGDLAGLRARIPYFRELGLTYLHLMPLFRAPEENSDGGYAVSSYRDVDPGLGTMDDLADLARELREDGIALVVDFIFNHTSNEHEWARKAVAGDPEYADFYLIYPDRQMPDAYERTVREIFPDDHPGSFVQLEDGRWVWTTFHSFQWDLNYRNPKVFRAMAGEMLYLANQGVDIIRMDAVAFIWKQLGTACESLPEAHLLLQAFNAVCRLAAPSLLFKSEAIVHPDEVVQYIDRGECQLSYNPLQMALIWNSLATREVSLLAQALERRHDIPEGTAWVNYVRSHDDIGWTFSDEDAAELGIDGHDHRRFLNAFYVDRFPGSFARGVPFQDNPRTGDCRISGTTASLAGLEAHDDAAVARVLLAHSIVLSTGGIPLLYLGDEVGQLNDYSYLDDPAKAEDSRWVGRPAYPADRYAARTDPTTDAGAVFAGLQRLLTVRRQAPEFSGGRLVPFHTDNPHVLGYQRPGLLDGEESTVVVFANFAETPQDISALTLSGLPAGALELISARSELLQAGITLEPLGIRWYRL; encoded by the coding sequence ATGGATTCCGCGCACACCCTGCCCCAGGACCGCATCCGGGCAGAGCTCCGCTCGGCCCGCCGTCCCACGACGTCGGACGCCGACTGGCAGTCCTTCCAGACCCGCTTCGACACGGAGTTCCCCCGCCTGCAGGCGCTGTTCCACCGCATCTACGGTCCCGGGGCGGACGGCGAACTCCTGCAGGTGGCGCTCGACGCCGCAACCTCCTGGCAGGACCGGCCGGCCGACCTCAAGGCCCTCGATGCCTCCCGTGCCATGGCCCCGGACTGGTTCCAGTCGCACCGGATGCTCGGCGGTGTCTGCTACGTGGACCTCTATGCCGGGGACCTCGCCGGCCTCCGCGCGCGGATCCCCTACTTCCGAGAACTCGGCCTCACGTACCTGCATCTCATGCCCCTGTTCCGGGCTCCCGAGGAGAACTCCGACGGCGGGTACGCGGTCTCGAGCTACCGCGACGTGGACCCGGGCCTCGGCACCATGGACGACCTCGCCGACCTCGCCCGGGAGTTGCGCGAGGACGGGATAGCCCTCGTGGTCGACTTCATCTTCAACCACACCTCGAACGAGCACGAGTGGGCGCGCAAGGCCGTCGCCGGCGATCCTGAGTACGCGGACTTCTACCTCATCTACCCCGACCGGCAGATGCCGGACGCCTATGAGCGGACCGTCCGGGAGATCTTCCCCGACGACCACCCGGGCTCGTTCGTGCAGCTCGAGGACGGCCGCTGGGTGTGGACCACCTTCCACTCCTTCCAGTGGGACCTCAACTACCGCAACCCGAAGGTCTTCCGGGCCATGGCCGGCGAGATGCTCTACCTCGCCAACCAGGGGGTGGACATCATCCGGATGGACGCCGTCGCCTTCATCTGGAAGCAGCTCGGCACCGCCTGCGAGAGCCTGCCCGAGGCGCACCTGCTGCTGCAGGCCTTCAACGCGGTGTGCCGCCTCGCGGCCCCCTCGTTGCTGTTCAAGTCGGAGGCGATCGTGCACCCGGACGAGGTGGTGCAGTACATCGACCGCGGCGAATGCCAGCTCAGCTACAACCCGCTGCAGATGGCGCTCATCTGGAACTCACTGGCCACGCGGGAGGTCTCGCTGCTCGCCCAGGCCCTCGAACGCCGACACGACATCCCGGAGGGCACGGCCTGGGTCAACTACGTGCGCAGCCACGACGACATCGGCTGGACGTTCTCCGACGAGGACGCCGCGGAGCTCGGCATCGACGGCCACGACCACCGCCGGTTCCTCAACGCCTTCTACGTCGACCGCTTCCCCGGCAGCTTCGCACGCGGCGTGCCCTTCCAGGACAACCCCCGCACCGGGGACTGCAGGATCTCCGGCACCACGGCGTCCCTCGCCGGGCTGGAGGCGCACGACGACGCCGCCGTGGCGCGGGTCCTCCTCGCCCATTCGATCGTCCTCAGCACCGGCGGCATCCCGCTGCTCTATCTCGGTGACGAGGTGGGCCAGCTCAACGACTACTCCTACCTCGACGATCCGGCGAAGGCCGAGGACAGCCGCTGGGTGGGCCGCCCCGCCTACCCGGCGGACCGCTACGCCGCACGGACGGACCCGACGACGGACGCCGGCGCGGTCTTCGCCGGACTGCAGCGGCTGCTCACGGTGCGTCGGCAGGCACCGGAGTTCTCGGGCGGCCGGCTCGTGCCGTTCCACACGGACAACCCGCATGTCCTCGGCTACCAGCGGCCCGGCCTGCTCGACGGCGAGGAGTCCACCGTCGTCGTGTTCGCGAACTTCGCGGAGACCCCGCAGGACATCAGCGCACTGACGCTCTCGGGCCTGCCGGCTGGCGCCCTGGAACTGATCAGCGCCCGATCCGAGCTCCTGCAGGCGGGCATCACCCTCGAGCCGCTCGGGATCCGGTGGTACCGGCTCTAG
- a CDS encoding shikimate 5-dehydrogenase — protein sequence MPILNKDMTLCISLAARPSNIGTRFHNYLYEELGLNYIYKAFTTTDLPSAIAGLRGLGIRGCAVSMPFKEDVIALVDHLDPSAQAIDSVNTIVNDDGVLTAYNTDYLAIERLLREHAVPVTHSVLVRGSGGMAKAVVAALRDSGFTQVTVVARNERTGRALADLYGFGWQPEVGESTADLLLNVTPLGMTGPDADALAFPQAAIDAAQVVFDVVASPSETPLILAARAAGRPVITGAEVVALQAEEQFVLYTGIRPTPEQVRAAGEFSRRQA from the coding sequence GTGCCCATCCTGAACAAAGACATGACGCTCTGCATCTCCCTGGCCGCGCGGCCCAGCAACATCGGCACGCGCTTCCACAACTACCTCTACGAGGAGCTGGGGCTGAACTACATCTACAAGGCGTTCACCACCACGGACCTGCCGTCGGCCATCGCCGGCCTGCGCGGCCTCGGCATCCGCGGGTGCGCCGTCTCGATGCCGTTCAAGGAGGATGTCATAGCCCTCGTGGACCACCTCGACCCGTCCGCGCAGGCCATCGACTCCGTCAACACCATCGTGAACGACGACGGCGTCCTCACCGCCTACAACACGGACTACCTCGCGATCGAGCGGCTCCTGCGCGAGCACGCCGTGCCGGTGACGCACTCGGTCCTCGTGCGGGGATCCGGCGGCATGGCGAAGGCCGTCGTCGCCGCGCTGAGGGACTCCGGCTTCACGCAGGTCACCGTCGTCGCCCGCAACGAGCGCACAGGCCGGGCGCTCGCGGACCTGTACGGCTTCGGCTGGCAGCCGGAGGTGGGGGAGTCGACGGCGGATCTGCTCCTCAACGTGACCCCGCTGGGCATGACCGGCCCCGACGCCGACGCCCTCGCCTTCCCGCAGGCGGCGATCGACGCCGCGCAGGTGGTGTTCGACGTCGTCGCCTCTCCCTCGGAGACGCCGCTGATCCTCGCCGCCCGCGCGGCGGGCCGGCCGGTCATCACGGGGGCGGAGGTCGTCGCGCTGCAGGCCGAGGAGCAGTTCGTGCTCTACACGGGGATCCGGCCCACCCCGGAGCAGGTCCGGGCGGCGGGGGAGTTCTCGCGCCGGCAGGCCTGA